In Alosa alosa isolate M-15738 ecotype Scorff River chromosome 23, AALO_Geno_1.1, whole genome shotgun sequence, a single window of DNA contains:
- the LOC125288852 gene encoding gap junction gamma-1 protein-like isoform X1 yields the protein MSWSFLTHLLEEISNHSTFVGKVWLTLLIIFRIVLTVVGGESIYHDEQSKFVCNTQQPGCDNVCYDAFAPISHIRFWVFQVIIITMPSIMYLGYAMHRIARASDKDYLPRHRKRAPVVTRGHLHDYDDMDEHEEVPMITEEVEAEEGSKPGAVTGPVAKATIPEGMAPKHDGRRRILRDGLMRVYVVQLLSRFGFEVAFLFGQYLLYGLEVDPSYVCTRSPCPHTVDCFVSRPTEKTVFLITMYVVSSLCLLLTFLEICHLGIGGIRDVLKDRSNNSRRSRRPPQPPHHPLSSSGLLKRAPSAPPRYNSVLKKDAPGSLRPEFRELHLGDSGRESLGDEPSGRDLERMKRHLKMAQQHLDRAYQSEAVVAASRSSTPESTSGTAIEQNQLNYTQEKQASTSSDQGAGVHA from the exons ATGAGTTGGAGCTTCCTGACGCACCTGCTGGAGGAGATCTCCAACCACTCCACGTTCGTGGGCAAGGTGTGGCTGACTCTGCTCATTATCTTCCGCATCGTGCTGACGGTGGTTGGCGGCGAGAGCATCTACCATGACGAGCAGAGCAAGTTTGTGTGCAACACGCAGCAGCCCGGCTGCGACAATGTCTGCTACGACGCCTTCGCGCCGATCTCGCACATCCGCTTCTGGGTGTTCCAGGTGATCATCATCACGATGCCGTCCATCATGTACCTGGGCTACGCCATGCACCGGATCGCGCGCGCCAGCGACAAGGACTACTTGCCGCGGCACCGCAAGCGGGCGCCAGTGGTCACGCGCGGCCACCTCCATGACTACGACGACATGGACGAGCACGAGGAGGTGCCCATGATCACCGAGGAGGTGGAGGCCGAGGAGGGTAGCAAGCCGGGGGCGGTGACCGGGCCGGTCGCCAAGGCGACTATCCCCGAGGGGATGGCGCCGAAGCACGACGGCCGCCGGCGCATCCTGAGGGACGGGCTCATGAGAGTGTACGTGGTGCAGCTGCTGTCGCGCTTCGGCTTCGAGGTAGCCTTCCTGTTCGGACAGTACCTGCTGTACGGGCTTGAGGTGGACCCGTCGTACGTCTGCACGCGCAGCCCCTGTCCCCACACTGTGGATTGCTTCGTCTCAAG GCCCACGGAGAAGACCGTCTTCCTGATCACCATGTACGTGGTCAGCTCGCTCTGTCTGCTCCTGACCTTCCTGGAGATCTGCCACCTGGGCATCGGCGGCATCCGCGACGTCCTTAAGGACCGTTCGAACAACAGCCGCCGCAGCCGCCGCCCTCCCCAGCCTCCCCACCACCCCCTCAGCTCCTCGGGCCTGCTGAAGCGCGCCCCCTCCGCCCCCCCGAGGTACAACTCGGTGCTGAAGAAGGACGCCCCTGGTTCACTGCGGCCCGAGTTCAGGGAACTGCACCTGGGCGACTCGGGCCGGGAGTCCCTGGGGGACGAGCCGTCGGGTCGGGACCTGGAGCGCATGAAGCGGCATCTGAAGATGGCCCAGCAGCACCTTGACCGGGCCTACCAAAGCGAGGCGGTGGTGGCGGCGTCTCGGAGCAGCACCCCTGAGTCCACCAGCGGCACCGCCATCGAGCAGAACCAGCTGAACTACACCCAGGAGAAGCAGGCCAGCACCAGCAGCGACCAAGGtgcag GTGTCCATGCCTGA
- the LOC125288852 gene encoding gap junction gamma-1 protein-like isoform X2, with protein MSWSFLTHLLEEISNHSTFVGKVWLTLLIIFRIVLTVVGGESIYHDEQSKFVCNTQQPGCDNVCYDAFAPISHIRFWVFQVIIITMPSIMYLGYAMHRIARASDKDYLPRHRKRAPVVTRGHLHDYDDMDEHEEVPMITEEVEAEEGSKPGAVTGPVAKATIPEGMAPKHDGRRRILRDGLMRVYVVQLLSRFGFEVAFLFGQYLLYGLEVDPSYVCTRSPCPHTVDCFVSRPTEKTVFLITMYVVSSLCLLLTFLEICHLGIGGIRDVLKDRSNNSRRSRRPPQPPHHPLSSSGLLKRAPSAPPRYNSVLKKDAPGSLRPEFRELHLGDSGRESLGDEPSGRDLERMKRHLKMAQQHLDRAYQSEAVVAASRSSTPESTSGTAIEQNQLNYTQEKQASTSSDQGVHA; from the exons ATGAGTTGGAGCTTCCTGACGCACCTGCTGGAGGAGATCTCCAACCACTCCACGTTCGTGGGCAAGGTGTGGCTGACTCTGCTCATTATCTTCCGCATCGTGCTGACGGTGGTTGGCGGCGAGAGCATCTACCATGACGAGCAGAGCAAGTTTGTGTGCAACACGCAGCAGCCCGGCTGCGACAATGTCTGCTACGACGCCTTCGCGCCGATCTCGCACATCCGCTTCTGGGTGTTCCAGGTGATCATCATCACGATGCCGTCCATCATGTACCTGGGCTACGCCATGCACCGGATCGCGCGCGCCAGCGACAAGGACTACTTGCCGCGGCACCGCAAGCGGGCGCCAGTGGTCACGCGCGGCCACCTCCATGACTACGACGACATGGACGAGCACGAGGAGGTGCCCATGATCACCGAGGAGGTGGAGGCCGAGGAGGGTAGCAAGCCGGGGGCGGTGACCGGGCCGGTCGCCAAGGCGACTATCCCCGAGGGGATGGCGCCGAAGCACGACGGCCGCCGGCGCATCCTGAGGGACGGGCTCATGAGAGTGTACGTGGTGCAGCTGCTGTCGCGCTTCGGCTTCGAGGTAGCCTTCCTGTTCGGACAGTACCTGCTGTACGGGCTTGAGGTGGACCCGTCGTACGTCTGCACGCGCAGCCCCTGTCCCCACACTGTGGATTGCTTCGTCTCAAG GCCCACGGAGAAGACCGTCTTCCTGATCACCATGTACGTGGTCAGCTCGCTCTGTCTGCTCCTGACCTTCCTGGAGATCTGCCACCTGGGCATCGGCGGCATCCGCGACGTCCTTAAGGACCGTTCGAACAACAGCCGCCGCAGCCGCCGCCCTCCCCAGCCTCCCCACCACCCCCTCAGCTCCTCGGGCCTGCTGAAGCGCGCCCCCTCCGCCCCCCCGAGGTACAACTCGGTGCTGAAGAAGGACGCCCCTGGTTCACTGCGGCCCGAGTTCAGGGAACTGCACCTGGGCGACTCGGGCCGGGAGTCCCTGGGGGACGAGCCGTCGGGTCGGGACCTGGAGCGCATGAAGCGGCATCTGAAGATGGCCCAGCAGCACCTTGACCGGGCCTACCAAAGCGAGGCGGTGGTGGCGGCGTCTCGGAGCAGCACCCCTGAGTCCACCAGCGGCACCGCCATCGAGCAGAACCAGCTGAACTACACCCAGGAGAAGCAGGCCAGCACCAGCAGCGACCAAG GTGTCCATGCCTGA